The Lycium barbarum isolate Lr01 chromosome 12, ASM1917538v2, whole genome shotgun sequence genome includes a region encoding these proteins:
- the LOC132624301 gene encoding uncharacterized protein LOC132624301: MDTCNYNFYPTYSGYELWPIYDSYGIYAPHYWSNHTTGTNVPVPQPILVPVPVPYFTPRHPVNCYGSMHNQVANERGSGEVSSNSAQNSCDSDYWGSHNSVSHEGNDQNWNNIEVQLVGNDSSRDPESTKPLEIEADNGEKDKSVKDSQVNYLADNGEKDQCVKTSQVNTKAKNGEKDHSEKISLVNAEHDTSEEINGVSNQWKKEVDSLTFCQSGTSPPPFWVNTQ; this comes from the exons ATGGATACTTGTAATTACAATTTTTACCCTACATACTCAGGCTATGAATTGTGGCCAATTTATGATTCTTATGGGATTTACGCCCCTCATTATTGGTCCAATCATACTACGGGTACAAATGTACCGGTCCCGCAGCCTATACTGGTACCGGTACCAGTGCCGTATTTTACGCCTAGACATCCAGTCAACTGCTACGGCTCAATGCATAATCAAGTGGCTAATGAGAGGGGTTCTGGCGAGGTTTCATCAAATTCTGCTCAAAATTCATGTGATAGTGATTATTGGGGGTCTCACAACTCTGTTTCTCATGAAGGGAATGACCAAAATTGGAACAATATTGAGGTTCAACTTGTTGGAAATGATTCATCTCGAG ATCCTGAGAGTACAAAGCCACTGGAAATAGAAGCAGATAATGGTGAAAAAGACAAAAGTGTGAAAGATTCACAGGTCAATTACCTTGCAGACAATGGTGAAAAAGACCAATGTGTGAAAACTTCTCAGGTCAATACAAAAGCAAAAAATGGTGAAAAAGACCACAGTGAGAAAATCTCCCTGGTCAATGCTGAACATGACACCTCAGAGGAAATCAATGGAGTTTCAA ACCAGTGGAAGAAGGAAGTGGACAGTTTGACCTTTTGCCAAAGTGGAACATCTCCACCTCCATTCT ggGTTAATACCCAATAA